A window of Acidobacteriota bacterium genomic DNA:
GCCATGGCTTGACCACCGATGCGGTGATCAAGGATGTGATCGAGAAGACGCCGATCCCATGAGCACCCTTCGACTCGTATGCGACCGGCTTCGCCGGCCGCACCCTCGCTCAGGGTTGTTCACTCGTCCCCCAGGAAAGGCCCTGTGAGGACTCGCGAACAGGAGGTCGAGCCGCTCATCAACCTGTCGGAGATTACCGAGGTCGAGCTGCTCATCCTCAAGCGGATGCGCGAGTTCACGATCGGCGAACACTCCAGCATGTTCCATGGCACGGGGTTCGACTTCGTCGGGCTGCGCGACTGGCAGGCGGGCGATCGCTTCGAGGCGATCGACTGGGCGCAGTCGTCGCTCACCAACTTCAGCCCGCTGATCGTCCGCGAGTTTGAGCAGCCCACCACCTCGGGGGTGATCCTCGTCGCCGACCGCTCGGCCTCGACCCGCTGCGGCGCCGACCCGTCCGCCAAAGGCGATCGCCGCGGCCTGCAGATCGCCACGCTGATTGCGCGCTCGATCGCCACCATCGGCATGTCGGCGGTGTTCTTCCAGGACTCGATCGGGTTGGTGACGTTCGACGAGGGCCTTCACACCCTGGGCGCCGTGCGCCCGCGAATTGGCAAAGGCCAGGTGATTCACTGCCTCGAGGCCTACCAGGATGGCCACGGCCTGCAGGACCTGAAGAACTCGGGAAGCCTCAGCGCGACCCTCACCGGCTTCTCGCGCAAGACCTCGATGATGCCGGTGATCTCCGACTTTCTGTTCGACGACGCGCCGGCGTTCTTGACGGAATTGTCGCAGGTGGACAACGTCCACGACGTGTTCATCATGATGGTTGACGCATCGTTCGCCTTTGAGCTGCCGCGCGTCTCGGCCGGCTGGGTCGAAGTCTACGACGTCGAAACGGGCAATACTCGCATGATGTCGCGCCGCGAGCTCGGCCGGCAGAGCGAGCGGATCAAGCTGTGGCAGGACGACATCACCCGCCAGGCCAAGGCCCTGGACCTCGATGTCATTCGCCTCGGCGCCGACCAGGTGAAGTTCGACG
This region includes:
- a CDS encoding DUF58 domain-containing protein, with protein sequence MRTREQEVEPLINLSEITEVELLILKRMREFTIGEHSSMFHGTGFDFVGLRDWQAGDRFEAIDWAQSSLTNFSPLIVREFEQPTTSGVILVADRSASTRCGADPSAKGDRRGLQIATLIARSIATIGMSAVFFQDSIGLVTFDEGLHTLGAVRPRIGKGQVIHCLEAYQDGHGLQDLKNSGSLSATLTGFSRKTSMMPVISDFLFDDAPAFLTELSQVDNVHDVFIMMVDASFAFELPRVSAGWVEVYDVETGNTRMMSRRELGRQSERIKLWQDDITRQAKALDLDVIRLGADQVKFDVALIEWVAERRLRRRK